The window ACAGAGTGAATGGGTTGAGGATTTCTACTCAGGTTTCCCAATTccagaagcagctagatggctcagtggacagaggggtaggcctggagtcaggaagtcgagtataaatctgacctcagatacttattatttgACTGGGCAAGCcgtttaacttctgtttgctttaatctacTGGAGATTAACTGGAAAATCACTCTAATACTTCTACCCATGGGCTAGTATGGTCTACAGTATCATGAAGAGTAGgccatgactgaacaacaaattctCAAGTTATGTTTTTAACAGTGCCACAAGTTAACATCTCTACTGGCAGTTTTtcacatacatattttaaatagatttttgattttgatatcacttttaataaaataaaattttattttttcaatcaatgaCAATCTGCCTTCTCTTCCTATCTCCTCTCTACTCTACTCTCTCCTCAGGAAAGCTCTGACACATAGTCAAGCACAACAAATACTTGCATTGGTCATGGCCAAAAAATCGTTTGTTTCAACTTGCTCCTCTCTTACTTAAGGACTGGgcaacatgtttcatcatgagttttcTGGAAGCATGGTTGCCTATTCCTATTGATAATATCCCTTCTGATTTGTGAAgaccttttttttcatattaatttcccctttttacaAATAGCCTATTCAGAGGATTTAAGAGTTCAAAAGGGctttagaatttatttagtaAAACTTCATTTCAcgatacatccaaccattctggagagcaatttggaactatgctcaaaaagttatcaaactgtgcataccctttgatccagcaatgttactactgggcttatatcccaaagagatcataaagaagggaaagggacctgtatgtgcacgaatgtttgtggcagccctctttgtagtggctggaaactggaaactgagtggatgcccatcagttggagaatggctgaataaattgtggtatatgaatattatggaatattattgttctgtaagaaatgaccaacaggatgatttcagaaaggcctggatgCCTCGGCCGGCGAGGCAGAGtatgtggaccctggaagaaaagagataagggcaagagagaggggacgagcaaaatggaggcaagtcaaatccatctgatcaagtctcattttaatgggtgcaatagtacagatatatagagcagtagaaaagaaggcagggttattcaaacacagtacagggtgagggtcctagacaaagggttggtatcccgcccaaggatgggctgctcagatgtttctggtgacaggaagctctatgatgtgattaggggatgcctagatatctgcctattcaaagttaggatgggattaggagattcctattcaggaaatctttggtataatgtgattaggagattcagcctattcaaggttggccttatgtggctgtagattagtgccggctccccacacctggagagacttacacgaactgatgctgagttgaaatgagcagggccaagagatcattatacacttcaacaacaatactatatgatgaccaattctgatggacctggccatcctcagcaatgagatcaaccaaatcatttccaatggagcagtaatgaactgaaccagctacgcccagagaaagaactctgggagatgactaaaaaccattacattgaattcccaatccctatatttttgcccacctgcatttttgatttccttcaatatttcagagtctgattctttttgtacagcaaaataacgatttggtcatgtatacttattgggcatctaatttatattttaatatatttaacatctactggtcatcctgccacctgggggagtgggtggggaaaaactggaacaagaggtctggcaattgtcagtgctgtaaagttacccatacatataatctgtaaataaaacctattaaataataataataaagtaaatacatTACTATGATAATTtctgcaaaacaaaaaacacagatgaggaaaatgaagctgagAAATGAGGACCCAAAGTCATGTTATAAACAGCAAGGCCAAAATTTCAATTTGGGTATTTGATGTTAAGCTTATTCTTTCCATCAGAGTATTTGTTTCAGTCACATGTGACTAACTTTCTGTGACCTCAATTGGGTTTGTCTTGAAGCTGTCAGTCATGCCTTCTGGGTACTCTAGTTTTGATGTTAAAAGACTTGTGTTTGAGTCAGTTAGTTACAAGCTCTGTAACCATGTTATTCAACTTCTCTAAGTCTGCTTCCTTATCTTCTAAAGGTAGATGTGAtagtagagaaaaataaattcagcctcttaaaatgtaaatataactaCTTTGGTAAATCAAAAATTGGCTTTTGTTCACAacacttaatgtctttttttgctgaggcaattggggttaagtgacttgctcagggtcacacagctaggaagtgttaaatatctgaagccagatttgaacttggatcctccagtcttcaaggctagtgctctatccactgggccatctagctgcccctacttaATGTCTTTTCTAGGTGATTTGCTCCTactattatctgcattttacttTCTAATCTTTATTAATTCATTGTTATTTACAAACATGCCCATCTTCCTTCATCCTTAAAAAACTCTGATAAAACCCTAACAATTCCCTTACGCTGTTCCACACTTCCCCTCCATATCACAACTAAACCCTAGAAAAAGCTGTTAGAATCTATTGCTTctgcttcctttctcctcttgttTCTCAACCTTTTGTAATCTGAACTCGACACTCAATGAAACTGTTATGCCCAAAGTTACCAATCATCTcacaattgccaaatctgataattcttttttctagCACACTTTCTTGTAGATATTGCCTTCCCTAGATTTCCCTAACATGGCTTTTTTTCTATGTCTGTTATTTTAATCACTGTCAGTAGTTCATCATCCATATATCATTCTCTGATGGTGGTTGTATTCTCAAGACTGTTCCATTGACAAAGCAAACATATCcaaaattgaattatattttttccaaagtcAACCCTCTTTGTAACTTTTCCATTTCTGTCCAGGGCACCAACATCCTTCTAGTTTCTCAAATTTGAAATCTTGGTATTATTGAAATCTTTGGTATTATTGATTTTGGACCATTCATCAGTTTAACATAATCAAGTAGTTatcaaatcttgttatttctacaTTCATAACATTGTTGGAAGTATTAGAATTTCTGCTCATTGTCAGTGCTATATTGTCCCTCTACCTCCCTCACTAAACAATCTCTCATGTTTTGAGTTTCATTCAATCCATATTCATTACTCAATTAAGATTCTGGTACCTACTTTTTTCTGACTTCTAGGacactcttttcttcctcaatgaGTTCAGTGTCTGGGTTAGAAAACAaccatttgttaaatgctttaaaCAGATACTATATAAGGAGAAAGTTCCTGTTCTCCAGTTTACACTACACTAGGGGAATACAATGTAtaaaaagttaactgaaaaaGTAGGAAAGGGGGAATCACAGTAGCCATCAGGGGGCATGGTAGAGAAGGCAGTGGATAGTGTTGGACCAGAAAACAGAACTCAAATTTCCACATTTCAAATATGAACACtaatggctgtgtgaccctgggaaaatcacaaaccctatttacctcaatttcttcttttgtaaaataagctggagaagaaactgGCAAACTACTCAAACATATtaaccaagaaaactccaaatggggacacaaagagttAACTGAACAAGTTAATAGTCGTAATGTTTAGTGTATTTTTGGctctatcagttcatatagatctttccatgcttctcacATGTTCTCTGGCTGTGCTCCAATgtttggaattctctccctccttacttTTCGCTTACcctaagtcccaactaaaatcctacttgTTTTCCCCCAATCCTCATTTCTAATATTGTCCCCTTATTTACAACTTATTTGTATTTGTCTGTTTGCTCatctctccctcattagattgtgaactccttgaggtcagggaccatctttttgcctttttttattcttagcaAAGGCATATAGCAGGGATATAGTGTTTGACTAACTGACATGAAAATAGCTAACATAtaatatctactatgtatcaggcactataaTAAGCagtttataattctcattttatgcTTGCAACAAACCTCAGGGATAACGCTTTTTTATCAAACTCATTCTagagatagggaaactgaggtaaacacaGACTGACTTGTTTAAGGTTATGTACTGGCAAGTgactgaggctaaatttgaatcttcctaactcctaaTCTTCACTATTATTACCTAGCAACCCATATTGAAAATATATGAACTTTCCAAAGCAAACAGTTGACatttatttaaagctttaaaCTTaataagcactttacatacacacaaaattcacaatgtatattacatataactGTATTAAGGCTTTTGGGGTACCCCATCTTCTCACTTCATGAGTTGGATAGTACATACATGTTGACAAGCATAACACCctactttataaagaaaaataatatatatatggatattttaCAAGTTCtggtttccttcatttttaaatgttcagtTCCAAATTCCATCCTATCCCctcttccaagaaaaccaaaatctATTACAAAATAtcagtcatgtaaaaaaaattctaagtattAACCACGATCCCCTGTGCCAatatccctccctcccacctcagAAAACCCAAACGAAAACATGCTTTCATTTGTAATAGTTTATCAGCTCTCCACATGGAGGTGAACATACTGTACCATGCTAACATTTTGGGGTTTGTAGTCATTGTTACTCAATTACTAATTCTTTACAAATTCATTATTCTAGCATTCAAAATTACTGAAATGGCTACTTCCCACATTTTACCGAGTGACCAGTTGCTTAAAGGGACTTCCCatctattttcatttgtatttttccaaatggtaGCCAAGATCCTTGAGAGAAAAGATCTTTCCTTTGCCAAATTACTGCTTTGATTTATACAAATTATCTACAGCCAAgcaatttttcatctgtaaaatcgaATACCACCAAAGTTGGCATGAAGTGCTAAGTAAGATGTCTTATGGTAGTTAGATATTCCCgagatgaaaaaataaacttattcCACCTCCAATAATTACCAGGTGTGACCAGATGGGCAAGTCATGTTACTAGCCTTATTGCCATACTTATACTTGGCTTTCTTCAAAAGGTAGTTTTGCAATAACATTCCCAATACTTTGTCCTTCTGAACTCTAGTAAGCAATGTATAATAATTCAAGTCTCCTTTCCCCTGAAATTCAAGGAACCCATTCTAGTATTTAAACTTCCACataatcaattaaataaaatacatattttgtaaactttccaaatatattcttAATATAGAAGCCATTTGTCTGAAACAAGGTTGATATACCATCCTAAAAATGGAGTACAAACACTATGTACCCACGTACAGGTATTTGGAACGAGACAGGAATTGCAGATGAACTAACATACTCCAGAATGTtgtaaaagatgaaaggaaatggtagagctggaaaaaaaaaaaaaaaagcccagattCCAAATGTACTACTTTCTATTATGCCTTCACCTTTCCAATTTAAGCTTTGCTAGAACAATCCAAGCTAATTTAGAGCTGTGAAAACACCTTTGATTCTTCTTGCCAGATATCAATCAAGCTGCTTTGCTAAACAGCAGAGTTCAGTTACTAATTCAGTCTGATATTTAAGGGCCTGTAACAAATTTGTATACATTATCCTCACAACTCCATAACGTAGGCACTATGTGTGGCAGATTTAATCCTTTATAacccaacttttctttttaagccatacacacaattatatatatatttaaaatcagatCATATTACTAAATAAGTCTATTTAGAAGCTAGAACCCATCAAAGTAGACAAAAACTTACTAATTCAAATTAGGTGATCAATGGATCAAAAGAAACTGACCACAATTACTTTTTTGATTCAGgacatttattttaacaaaacaGTTGAATCCTTAAGATGAACTAGATGCTGCAACAGCTGCTCTCTTGGGCTTAGGTGTTGTTCCTTCACGGAATCCATTCCTATGGtatttgaaaggagaaaaaaaggcaagaaaagactttttagtttttcagggtgcatttttaaaaagtagtgtACTCTAAAAATATCTTACTCAGCTTATCTCAGTTAAATGCTGAAATCACTATTTATTCATATGttcagacattttttaaaagtgcatcACTGACAAGCTGCAAACAATTCCTAGTTTTCTCTAGTTAAGGACACAAACTCCCAATTGGTATACTAGttattctttaaaaaggaaaggtgGAATATTTTAGGAATACTGTGTTGGATAATAATAACGTACTTTAAAAAATCCAATGACCATCAAAATGCTGTAATGTTAGaattaatatgaattaatttctatttctgaattatattgtcaaattcttttaaaataagttaaaataaccATGCCTGTGATGTTAGCATCCAACATTTTATCAAAAATTCAAGAGACCAGAAATCACAAAGACaagttttatattaaataaaacaaaaaggtgaagaaaagCTGCTGAATTCAACCACTTGTCAGATCAAAcatcaaacaaaaaaaccccacatctTAGTTACCTGTCTTAAGTGAAAGgaataacttttctttaaaatagtctaGAGTACAGGGTTTTTTGAAAATGTAACCCTGACATTAACAATTTTCAAAAACCCACACTGAATTAACAGATCATGGCTATAACCAGGCATCATTTTGATccaacatataaaaacaatttaagtgAGACTTAGTTTATACATAAccctaaataaatctttttccATACCCACCTTGATAACTATACCAGTTTTTAGGTGACTCAGTCCTTAACACTGAATACTGAAATTCAAGAATTTGTCTTATATTTATCTAACACTTTAGTGTAACACATTAAGTGGTCTGTGAAGTGCCAGAAACTCATAACAAGGAGACCCATATAGGAAGTTCCTCTTAAGATACCCCCCCACATTCTGGCAAATGCTGTGTTGACAGTTCAAACACAAGTTCTCTGCTTTTCACTGGATATCCTTATTTCATGCAGCTTggaggaaaagcaaaacaaaaacatttttaacactTCACAAATTATACTAAAAGCTACTCCAAAAGCCGTATACCATTGTTGGAGACAATACCCTTAAAATGATTCTACATACAAGATTCTTCATACATACAAGAGAACTAGTCATGATTTTGTTGCTTTTAAAGCTcagtaacaaaatataaaattgtacCTGAATCGGCGATAGACAATCTTTAGGTGCCTCATTCGACCAGTACCAGTGGTGTTTCGTCGCTTAGCCTTTGCACTCCAATTATCTAGGGCAAGCACccacaaaaatcaaaatttaagtCTTCAAGTCTCCAAATAGTCTTATTTCCCTAGTATTATTTTCAATGACATCTAGCTGTAATCAAGTTTTCATCAATACCTTTTTAAAGTTAATAGTCTTAAAGGTAATCTTAGTAATCATTAACGAACCCATCAGATTTATTGACCATTCTATTTTCATTACATTGGTTAATTAAGACaggaattcaaattctgatttgttcaccttaaaaaaaaaaatcacattcttttgtatttttcacaTCAGAACAGCCCAAATAACTATCCTAAGTAGTAGACTCATTGGGCCAAACTCACAACTGTTTCCTTATTACCCAAACAACTcttaaatcaaacaaaaaaactcatatATAAAAAACATATCACCATTAAGCTCACATGCAAAGTTccagggatacaaaaaggaaACACCAATTCCTGTAGTCAGGGACAGGATGGGGGTGGGAGGTAGGGAATGATCATGCAgtaacatgttaaaaaatatatacagaataatctTGTggattaagagggaaaaaaacaactataaaGGAGTTTTCCCTTAAGAGGTGCTATTTGAGTTGAGCCTTTAAGAAAGCCTACATTTAATGCCAAAACCTGTTATTTTAACTTGCAGGTTTggttagtgggttttttttttttccaagtgattCATCAACAATTCTTCAGTAACCAGCAGGATCTTAAATAGGAGTTCTAAATTTTCAAGGATTAAAGTTTtcctaaaccttttttttttgcctgtataaattaaaattttcttttacctCCATCTTGTCCCAATCCTTTCTCTTTTGGGTGTTTTGACAAAGAAACTTCACACCTCAAAGCTTttcttccaattaaaaaaattcagaccaataatttttctactttttcttttttaaaggagtttagcTTCAAAAGTCCCAGAGATATATcacccatttaacagatgaagaaattgaggttccaGGCAGTTAAACAATTTATCCAAGACCATATAACAACGACAAAATCGAATTCACCtctttttgacttaaaaaaagcCCAACGTTTTTTCTCCTGTACCCTGCTGGCTTCAAGTCAAGGTATTATAATTTCCTAAGAAATGACTCTGTTGAAGCAATTGCCTCTAACTTTTAGAACTTTTAAACTTCATTAACCTCATTTCACACACGTGGTACAGGAACTACTTTTAAAAGGGCCAAATCTAAGACTACTCTCCCCCAAAAAACCATTAAGTCTTCCTTATGAAATTTCCACTTCCACGAGAAACTTACACTTTCTTTTGCGTTTAGCAGGATATCCACACTTGCCGCATGTTGACTTCTGAAGGTGGTACGCCTTAGAACCACATCGACGGCACAAAGTGTGCGTCTTATTCCGGCGCTTACCGAACGAAGATGTTCCCTTAGTCTAGAAAACAAACATCAGACATTTGACGTTGTGATGCTGCAATTGGTCACAACAAAAATGGTAGCACATGCTCCGTTAAAATAAAACGCAAATTCCCGACCAACGGCCACTAGGGAGGGCCCAAACTTTGAAACCTTGTAAGCAACCCCACCTGATCATGCAATGCCTCTCCTCCAATATTCGGAGCTTGGGAAGGTTATTATAAGAAATAAGCAAAGGGTATTCTCTAACTTTGCGACACTGCACATCATCAGAGTCCTTCACACTCTACGTCGGGCCGGGCTGGCCATTTGTTCTCTCCCGGGAGCTCCCGGAATACCGAACAGTCCCAACCCGGACAAGGCCGCGCATTC of the Sarcophilus harrisii chromosome 1, mSarHar1.11, whole genome shotgun sequence genome contains:
- the RPL37 gene encoding 60S ribosomal protein L37, with amino-acid sequence MTKGTSSFGKRRNKTHTLCRRCGSKAYHLQKSTCGKCGYPAKRKRKYNWSAKAKRRNTTGTGRMRHLKIVYRRFRNGFREGTTPKPKRAAVAASSSS